Part of the Pseudodesulfovibrio hydrargyri genome is shown below.
ACAGATCGTCCAGGCGGCCGAAAAGCTTTTTGTCGACAAGGGCTACGCAGGGACCTGCACCCACGAGATAGCGGCGACGTGCAAGATTTCCAAACAGACCCTGTACCGGCTCTTCCCCGGCAAGCTCGATCTGTTCGTCGCCGTGGTCGAGGCCCATCGCCTGAAGATGATAGACTTCGGCGACGGCTATGACGATGTCCCCCTGGAACAGGCCCTGGCCCGCATGTTCATGATAGACATGGACCAGAAAGACTACGAGATCCGCGCGGGCTTTTTGCGCACGGCCAACATGGAGTCCCTGCAGCACCCCCAGCTGGGTGAAATCCTGCGTCAGCACGGCGGCCAGAAGGCGCTCGACGGGTTGACGTCCTGGCTGGACCGGCAGTGCGGCAAGGGCAGG
Proteins encoded:
- a CDS encoding TetR/AcrR family transcriptional regulator, which codes for MPDAKRREQIVQAAEKLFVDKGYAGTCTHEIAATCKISKQTLYRLFPGKLDLFVAVVEAHRLKMIDFGDGYDDVPLEQALARMFMIDMDQKDYEIRAGFLRTANMESLQHPQLGEILRQHGGQKALDGLTSWLDRQCGKGRLVIANTSLAARMLLDSFTGAVFLDALGGFSWPGREERTAHFKQCIDIFLHGALPPQDRLAAPA